Proteins from a single region of Clupea harengus chromosome 5, Ch_v2.0.2, whole genome shotgun sequence:
- the rhoca gene encoding ras homolog family member Ca translates to MAAIRKKLVIVGDGACGKTCLLIVFSKDQFPEVYVPTVFENYIADIEVDGKQVELALWDTAGQEDYDRLRPLSYPDTDVILMCFSIDSPDSLENIPEKWTPEVKHFCPNVPIILVGNKKDLRNDEHTRRELAKMKQEPVKPEEGRDMANRISAFGYLECSAKTKDGVRDVFEMATRAALQVRKRKKRSGCLLL, encoded by the exons ATGGCTGCCATCCGGAAGAAGTTGGTGATCGTGGGTGATGGAGCGTGTGGAAAGACCTGTCTCCTCATCGTCTTCAGCAAGGACCAGTTCCCAGAGGTGTACGTGCCCACCGTCTTTGAGAACTACATCGCTGACATCGAAGTGGATGGCAAGCAG GTGGAGCTGGCGTTGTGGGATACAGCAGGACAGGAAGACTATGACAGGCTGAGGCCCCTCTCCTACCCCGATACAGACGTCATCCTCATGTGCTTCTCCATTGACAGCCCTGACAGTTTAG AGAATATTCCGGAGAAGTGGACTCCTGAGGTGAAGCACTTCTGCCCCAACGTCCCCATCATCCTCGTGGGGAACAAGAAGGACCTGAGGAACGACGAGCACACGCGACGGGAGCTGGCCAAGATGAAACAG GAGCCGGTGAAGCCAGAGGAGGGCCGGGATATGGCCAACCGCATCAGCGCCTTCGGCTACCTGGAGTGCTCGGCCAAGACCAAGGATGGCGTGCGTGACGTCTTCGAGATGGCCACAAGGGCGGCGCTGCAGGTGCGCAAGCGCAAGAAGAGGAGTGGATGCCTCCTGTTGTGA